One stretch of Bombina bombina isolate aBomBom1 chromosome 7, aBomBom1.pri, whole genome shotgun sequence DNA includes these proteins:
- the PRR33 gene encoding proline-rich protein 33 isoform X2 yields the protein MPDSGAAIMLLTVTPLVDPGPPSPTPPPTAPKPPKDNAKLQRLMKKASKRTGVQASPTQPHKAFRSTLSPVNEGEWENLEPTAPRKLVPPSLNLPPRFQIRGLTHRVPSPYPKHRGFTFTVVEQHSLNQFLNSPPPYDTPSPRPPDANIPDVFTRRDQANETHPSCSPGAQTSPYCLPETPTPKPTTPTPSLVSQTPSHGQDATAVFYPSKTPQKSCGSPFPKIGENKNQFHNNHKTLNAESSSSPKPETTVLAIAFSGLSKDTGAETPTNVLADQSVATDKQSGCSPPVMTPTTESVLSSTPEVTEITRPISSCFVGTDIPPPTSAFASDTTQSPLTQRDTEIHGGLTPLPSGTTCTNPASKNKISLKNHCTPKTDESDHTAPSPVVSSPKGKAPISEEMNLLKKPERPRPPRRKPGGGWARLVKHLVVEPEEPKFPESHSVEVKDETGEKNVNTVTDGPQPSRPSRANKMWDALLYHMSSTSSKTEEKSGTEPPPQIPFLRFRLPLLLHRPRFDARKLKEAASRPLRRVSSFFHRKTSEQPISNFNRTASGWSIRGDEADQGVEQVKEMIKV from the coding sequence cCATCATGTTACTCACAGTGACACCTCTGGTGGATCCAGGTCCCCCATCTCCAACTCCTCCTCCAACAGCACCTAAGCCTCCTAAAGACAATGCTAAACTCCAGCGTCTCATGAAAAAAGCATCAAAGCGGACTGGTGTGCAGGCTTCCCCTACTCAGCCACATAAAGCCTTCCGTTCCACTTTATCCCCTGTCAATGAAGGTGAATGGGAAAATCTGGAACCTACAGCACCCAGGAAGCTTGTCCCTCCTTCTCTGAATCTTCCCCCTCGCTTCCAGATAAGGGGTTTAACACACCGTGTTCCTTCACCTTACCCAAAGCACCGTGGATTTACATTTACTGTAGTAGAGCAGCACAGCCTAAACCAGTTCCTCAACTCACCTCCACCTTATGACACACCATCTCCTCGCCCACCAGATGCCAACATCCCTGATGTGTTTACTCGCCGAGATCAAGCCAATGAAACACACCCAAGCTGCTCTCCAGGGGCCCAAACTTCTCCATATTGTCTACCAGAAACCCCTACACCCAAACCTACAACTCCCACTCCCTCATTAGTTTCTCAAACCCCCAGCCATGGCCAAGATGCCACGGCTGTCTTTTACCCGtccaaaacaccccaaaaaagttgtGGATCCCCCTTTCCAAAAATAGGAGAAAATAAGAATCAATTTCATAATAACCATAAAACCTTAAACGCAGAAAGTAGCTCATCCCCAAAACCAGAAACCACAGTTTTAGCCATAGCTTTTAGTGGTCTTTCAAAAGACACTGGTGCAGAGACACCCACCAATGTACTTGCAGATCAGAGTGTGGCCACAGATAAGCAAAGCGGATGCAGCCCTCCAGTGATGACACCAACAACAGAATCAGTCTTATCCTCTACGCCAGAAGTCACAGAGATTACCAGACCTATCTCATCTTGCTTTGTTGGTACAGATATTCCTCCCCCTACCTCAGCTTTTGCTTCAGACACAACTCAGAGTCCACTTACACAAAGGGACACAGAAATACACGGTGGTTTAACCCCTCTTCCTTCAGGAACAACATGTACAAATCCTGCCTCGAAAAATAAAATTTCCTTAAAAAACCACTGCACCCCCAAGACCGATGAATCTGATCATACAGCCCCAAGTCCAGTGGTATCATCTCCTAAAGGAAAAGCCCCTATTTCTGAAGAGATGAATCTTTTAAAAAAACCCGAGCGCCCCAGGCCTCCTAGAAGAAAACCAGGAGGAGGGTGGGCTAGGTTGGTCAAACACCTGGTAGTAGAGCCAGAGGAACCAAAATTCCCTGAAAGCCATAGTGTGGAAGTGAAGGATGAGACAGGAGAGAAGAATGTTAATACAGTCACAGATGGGCCTCAGCCAAGCCGGCCAAGTCGTGCCAATAAAATGTGGGATGCTCTACTATATCACATGTCTTCTACATCCAGCAAAACTGAAGAGAAATCAGGGACTGAACCCCCTCCTCAAATTCCATTTCTACGATTCCGCCTTCCTCTTCTCCTTCACCGACCTCGGTTTGATGCACGAAAGCTAAAGGAGGCTGCATCACGTCCCCTGAGAAGAGTAAGTTCTTTCTTTCACCGGAAAACAAgtgagcaaccaatcagcaacttcaACAGGACAGCATCTGGTTGGAGCATCCGAGGCGATGAAGCAGATCAAGGGGTGGAGCAAGTTAAGGAGATGATTAAAGTGTAG
- the PRR33 gene encoding proline-rich protein 33 isoform X1, whose product MVSPSRAIMLLTVTPLVDPGPPSPTPPPTAPKPPKDNAKLQRLMKKASKRTGVQASPTQPHKAFRSTLSPVNEGEWENLEPTAPRKLVPPSLNLPPRFQIRGLTHRVPSPYPKHRGFTFTVVEQHSLNQFLNSPPPYDTPSPRPPDANIPDVFTRRDQANETHPSCSPGAQTSPYCLPETPTPKPTTPTPSLVSQTPSHGQDATAVFYPSKTPQKSCGSPFPKIGENKNQFHNNHKTLNAESSSSPKPETTVLAIAFSGLSKDTGAETPTNVLADQSVATDKQSGCSPPVMTPTTESVLSSTPEVTEITRPISSCFVGTDIPPPTSAFASDTTQSPLTQRDTEIHGGLTPLPSGTTCTNPASKNKISLKNHCTPKTDESDHTAPSPVVSSPKGKAPISEEMNLLKKPERPRPPRRKPGGGWARLVKHLVVEPEEPKFPESHSVEVKDETGEKNVNTVTDGPQPSRPSRANKMWDALLYHMSSTSSKTEEKSGTEPPPQIPFLRFRLPLLLHRPRFDARKLKEAASRPLRRVSSFFHRKTSEQPISNFNRTASGWSIRGDEADQGVEQVKEMIKV is encoded by the exons atggtctctccatctcgag cCATCATGTTACTCACAGTGACACCTCTGGTGGATCCAGGTCCCCCATCTCCAACTCCTCCTCCAACAGCACCTAAGCCTCCTAAAGACAATGCTAAACTCCAGCGTCTCATGAAAAAAGCATCAAAGCGGACTGGTGTGCAGGCTTCCCCTACTCAGCCACATAAAGCCTTCCGTTCCACTTTATCCCCTGTCAATGAAGGTGAATGGGAAAATCTGGAACCTACAGCACCCAGGAAGCTTGTCCCTCCTTCTCTGAATCTTCCCCCTCGCTTCCAGATAAGGGGTTTAACACACCGTGTTCCTTCACCTTACCCAAAGCACCGTGGATTTACATTTACTGTAGTAGAGCAGCACAGCCTAAACCAGTTCCTCAACTCACCTCCACCTTATGACACACCATCTCCTCGCCCACCAGATGCCAACATCCCTGATGTGTTTACTCGCCGAGATCAAGCCAATGAAACACACCCAAGCTGCTCTCCAGGGGCCCAAACTTCTCCATATTGTCTACCAGAAACCCCTACACCCAAACCTACAACTCCCACTCCCTCATTAGTTTCTCAAACCCCCAGCCATGGCCAAGATGCCACGGCTGTCTTTTACCCGtccaaaacaccccaaaaaagttgtGGATCCCCCTTTCCAAAAATAGGAGAAAATAAGAATCAATTTCATAATAACCATAAAACCTTAAACGCAGAAAGTAGCTCATCCCCAAAACCAGAAACCACAGTTTTAGCCATAGCTTTTAGTGGTCTTTCAAAAGACACTGGTGCAGAGACACCCACCAATGTACTTGCAGATCAGAGTGTGGCCACAGATAAGCAAAGCGGATGCAGCCCTCCAGTGATGACACCAACAACAGAATCAGTCTTATCCTCTACGCCAGAAGTCACAGAGATTACCAGACCTATCTCATCTTGCTTTGTTGGTACAGATATTCCTCCCCCTACCTCAGCTTTTGCTTCAGACACAACTCAGAGTCCACTTACACAAAGGGACACAGAAATACACGGTGGTTTAACCCCTCTTCCTTCAGGAACAACATGTACAAATCCTGCCTCGAAAAATAAAATTTCCTTAAAAAACCACTGCACCCCCAAGACCGATGAATCTGATCATACAGCCCCAAGTCCAGTGGTATCATCTCCTAAAGGAAAAGCCCCTATTTCTGAAGAGATGAATCTTTTAAAAAAACCCGAGCGCCCCAGGCCTCCTAGAAGAAAACCAGGAGGAGGGTGGGCTAGGTTGGTCAAACACCTGGTAGTAGAGCCAGAGGAACCAAAATTCCCTGAAAGCCATAGTGTGGAAGTGAAGGATGAGACAGGAGAGAAGAATGTTAATACAGTCACAGATGGGCCTCAGCCAAGCCGGCCAAGTCGTGCCAATAAAATGTGGGATGCTCTACTATATCACATGTCTTCTACATCCAGCAAAACTGAAGAGAAATCAGGGACTGAACCCCCTCCTCAAATTCCATTTCTACGATTCCGCCTTCCTCTTCTCCTTCACCGACCTCGGTTTGATGCACGAAAGCTAAAGGAGGCTGCATCACGTCCCCTGAGAAGAGTAAGTTCTTTCTTTCACCGGAAAACAAgtgagcaaccaatcagcaacttcaACAGGACAGCATCTGGTTGGAGCATCCGAGGCGATGAAGCAGATCAAGGGGTGGAGCAAGTTAAGGAGATGATTAAAGTGTAG